A region of Rhodoligotrophos appendicifer DNA encodes the following proteins:
- a CDS encoding CBS domain-containing protein, which yields MTVATILKQKGHDVLSVSPDATIHAAARLLAEKRIGALVVVDEHRKVLGIISERDIVRALAGAGPIDLDAQVSSLMSSSVLTCRAEDTVAHLMSMMTENRVRHLPVIGPHGLDGIVSIGDVVKMRIAEAELEAEEMKRYIVS from the coding sequence ATGACTGTTGCGACGATCCTCAAGCAGAAGGGGCATGACGTCCTCAGCGTAAGCCCTGATGCGACGATTCATGCGGCTGCGCGCCTCCTGGCCGAGAAGCGGATAGGAGCCTTGGTGGTCGTCGATGAGCACCGCAAGGTTCTGGGCATAATATCAGAGCGCGATATTGTGCGAGCGCTGGCAGGTGCCGGTCCCATCGACCTCGATGCGCAAGTTTCCTCGCTCATGAGCAGCAGCGTATTGACCTGTCGCGCGGAAGATACGGTGGCTCATTTGATGAGCATGATGACCGAAAACCGAGTGAGACATTTGCCTGTAATTGGCCCCCACGGGTTGGACGGAATCGTGTCGATCGGCGACGTTGTGAAAATGCGGATTGCCGAGGCCGAACTCGAAGCCGAAGAGATGAAGCGCTACATTGTTTCGTGA
- a CDS encoding rhomboid family intramembrane serine protease, producing the protein MVNRGNSSAPVINAPAVVLWLIGAFLLIHLVRSFLPEDADIWTILTFAFIPARYAYASSELPGGIGADVWTFVSHMFLHGGWAHVLVNSFWMLAFGTLVARRLGTTGFLLVSAFSGIAGATLHLFLYWGQLAPVIGASAAISGQMAAAIRIMFADPGGMFAATRRNPRYVPILSLRDTFRNRGALMFIGVWLAINLIFGVLSFGVSGPGETVAWEAHIGGFFAGLLIFGPVDRWVRAKNLV; encoded by the coding sequence ATGGTGAACCGTGGGAATTCCTCAGCACCCGTGATCAATGCTCCGGCCGTCGTCCTCTGGTTGATCGGGGCCTTTCTCCTCATCCATCTTGTCAGATCGTTCCTGCCTGAAGACGCTGATATCTGGACCATACTGACCTTCGCCTTCATCCCCGCACGCTATGCCTATGCAAGCTCCGAATTGCCTGGGGGAATCGGCGCCGATGTCTGGACCTTCGTCAGTCACATGTTCTTGCATGGCGGTTGGGCGCATGTGCTCGTCAACAGCTTTTGGATGTTGGCCTTTGGCACGCTCGTCGCACGCAGGCTGGGGACCACGGGATTTTTGCTTGTCAGCGCCTTTTCGGGGATTGCCGGAGCAACCCTGCATCTCTTTCTCTATTGGGGCCAACTCGCGCCGGTCATCGGCGCCTCAGCTGCGATTTCTGGCCAGATGGCGGCAGCGATACGCATTATGTTTGCCGACCCTGGCGGCATGTTTGCTGCCACACGCCGTAACCCCAGATACGTCCCGATCCTCTCTCTGAGAGACACGTTCAGGAATCGCGGCGCCCTCATGTTCATCGGTGTCTGGCTGGCAATCAACCTTATATTCGGGGTCTTGAGTTTTGGAGTTTCAGGCCCGGGCGAGACCGTCGCTTGGGAAGCTCACATCGGCGGCTTCTTTGCAGGACTGTTGATTTTTGGGCCGGTCGACCGCTGGGTGCGTGCGAAAAATCTGGTCTAG
- a CDS encoding PAS domain-containing protein, whose product MSQTHFPRLDTGQAAHPKSRRLIALWDKWRNRRAAPTRSSLSMTEMKDILPFLMIIERHPVRDLFSFRLAGTAWRKFTGREMTGTSLATLWSEQDAKQVATCLGNVVAKLQPQKIIADGSTESGRETSFEAVFLPVFVDGRKTVQILGALLPLNEPFWLGSQPITHFRLISARSLSQSQTPHSSEMVS is encoded by the coding sequence ATGTCCCAGACACACTTTCCCAGGCTTGACACAGGTCAAGCCGCTCATCCGAAATCGCGACGGCTCATTGCGCTATGGGACAAGTGGCGAAACAGAAGAGCGGCCCCCACCCGCAGCAGCCTCTCCATGACTGAGATGAAGGACATCTTGCCCTTCCTGATGATCATCGAACGTCACCCCGTAAGGGACCTCTTTAGTTTCAGACTTGCCGGTACTGCTTGGCGAAAGTTTACCGGGCGCGAGATGACTGGCACCAGTTTGGCTACTCTCTGGTCCGAACAGGATGCCAAACAGGTGGCGACATGCCTCGGAAACGTCGTCGCGAAGCTCCAACCGCAAAAAATTATTGCTGACGGCTCTACAGAATCCGGTCGGGAGACCTCCTTTGAAGCCGTGTTCCTTCCGGTTTTCGTGGACGGCCGAAAAACCGTCCAGATCCTCGGTGCACTTCTACCTCTTAATGAGCCCTTCTGGCTGGGCTCGCAGCCGATTACGCATTTTCGTCTCATCTCGGCCAGAAGCCTCAGCCAGAGCCAGACTCCGCACAGCAGCGAAATGGTTTCCTGA
- a CDS encoding transglutaminase-like cysteine peptidase — protein sequence MKRLFTGIVLIAAVFLAASAKAQTADDGFRLSTTTVFAKAHEKTLPPMGFIDFCRRNPGSCAVQRSSGSRVELNPARLSELIAVNDRVNGSITPATDQEIYGVEEYWTMSSNRGDCEDYVLLKQHYLQNLGWPRSSLLITVVIDERGDGHAVLTVKTTGGDLILDNQNPDVLDWTETPYQYVKRQSSRDPKIWEALDVPAHTATSGLPAK from the coding sequence ATGAAGCGATTGTTTACGGGGATCGTGTTGATAGCGGCGGTGTTTCTCGCCGCATCAGCCAAGGCGCAAACAGCAGATGATGGCTTTCGCCTCAGCACCACTACGGTTTTCGCCAAGGCACATGAAAAAACCTTGCCACCCATGGGATTTATTGACTTCTGCAGGCGCAATCCCGGCTCCTGCGCAGTGCAACGTTCCTCCGGGTCCCGTGTCGAACTCAACCCTGCACGCTTGAGCGAACTGATCGCCGTCAACGATCGGGTTAATGGCTCAATCACACCTGCTACAGATCAGGAAATCTATGGGGTGGAAGAGTATTGGACCATGAGCTCGAACCGGGGAGACTGTGAAGACTATGTTCTGCTGAAGCAACATTATCTCCAAAACCTGGGATGGCCACGCTCCTCGCTTTTAATCACCGTGGTCATTGACGAGCGCGGCGACGGACATGCGGTGCTGACCGTCAAGACGACAGGTGGGGACCTCATTCTGGACAACCAGAACCCCGACGTGCTGGACTGGACTGAAACGCCTTACCAATATGTCAAACGGCAATCATCTCGCGATCCGAAAATCTGGGAAGCCCTTGATGTTCCTGCCCATACGGCGACCTCAGGGCTCCCGGCAAAATGA
- a CDS encoding DUF3126 family protein, which produces MKPEEIRKLEQFFKEKFQRPNMQVKRRPQKDDSAEVYMGDEFIGVLFRDDEDGDLSYNFQMAILDIDLPE; this is translated from the coding sequence GTGAAGCCGGAAGAAATTCGTAAGCTCGAACAATTTTTTAAGGAAAAATTTCAAAGGCCGAATATGCAGGTGAAGCGTCGGCCTCAAAAGGATGATTCCGCCGAAGTTTATATGGGCGATGAGTTTATCGGCGTGCTGTTCCGTGACGATGAGGACGGTGACCTGTCCTACAACTTTCAAATGGCGATCCTGGATATCGATCTTCCGGAATAG
- a CDS encoding gamma carbonic anhydrase family protein has translation MTIYSLDDFHPHLPDPGTFWVAESASVIGHVRLDRNVSVWFGAVLRGDNDLMHIGEGSNVQDNSVLHSDAGCPLTVGRHCTIGHKAILHGCTIGDNSLIGMNATVMNRAVIGRNCLIGAHALIPEGKVIPDNSMVLGMPGKVVRELTPAEQEDLVRSAEHYVANWKRFRNGLQVVAGPSGVSAILASTWL, from the coding sequence ATGACGATCTATAGCCTTGATGATTTTCACCCACACCTTCCCGATCCCGGCACCTTCTGGGTCGCTGAATCGGCATCAGTGATTGGACATGTCCGCTTGGACCGCAATGTGAGTGTTTGGTTTGGTGCCGTGCTGCGGGGTGACAATGACCTCATGCATATCGGCGAAGGCTCGAACGTTCAGGATAACAGTGTTCTGCACTCCGATGCAGGATGTCCCCTGACCGTGGGCCGCCATTGTACGATCGGCCACAAAGCTATTCTGCATGGCTGCACCATTGGTGATAACTCGCTGATCGGAATGAATGCGACCGTCATGAATCGCGCAGTGATCGGCCGTAATTGTCTCATTGGCGCTCATGCCCTGATTCCGGAGGGAAAGGTCATTCCAGACAATTCAATGGTCTTGGGAATGCCGGGAAAGGTTGTGCGTGAGCTAACGCCGGCCGAGCAGGAGGATCTGGTGCGATCCGCAGAGCACTATGTGGCCAACTGGAAGCGCTTCAGGAACGGGTTGCAAGTCGTTGCCGGGCCGAGTGGAGTATCGGCCATACTCGCATCGACTTGGCTTTGA
- a CDS encoding patatin-like phospholipase family protein, which produces MFWRQTEDLDERDFVGPSRSTPRVGLALGAGAARGWAHIGVIHRLAEAQIDIDVVGGTSIGALVGGCFVAGKLEELQEFALRLTKRRIFSLLDFSWRGGGLITGDRLRDMLNEQIGDIRIEDLDRPFVCIATELLTGHEIWLKSGRLSESIRASYALPGVFKPINLRNQWLIDGAVVNPIPVSVCRAMGARVVIAVNVNADAFGGTVIQQPDLVAAIETAGQDEKQKSKPLPPVFSGNTPPGISAVLVTSFNIAQDRLARSRLAGDPPDILITPRTGNVGLFDFEKAAEAIEAGREAADRALPEIRWALNRLGQTSAF; this is translated from the coding sequence GTCGGACTAGCCCTCGGTGCCGGAGCCGCACGCGGATGGGCCCATATCGGAGTGATCCATCGATTGGCGGAAGCCCAAATCGACATCGATGTCGTCGGCGGCACTTCGATCGGCGCCCTTGTCGGCGGTTGCTTCGTGGCCGGAAAATTGGAAGAATTGCAAGAGTTTGCGCTGAGACTCACGAAGCGCCGAATCTTTTCTCTGCTGGATTTTTCATGGCGCGGTGGCGGCCTCATCACTGGTGATCGCTTACGCGATATGCTGAACGAGCAAATCGGCGACATCCGCATCGAGGACCTCGACAGACCTTTTGTCTGCATTGCCACAGAACTGCTGACGGGTCACGAGATCTGGCTGAAAAGTGGCAGACTATCGGAATCGATCAGAGCCTCGTATGCGCTGCCAGGCGTGTTCAAACCTATCAATCTCAGAAATCAGTGGCTCATAGACGGAGCTGTGGTCAATCCAATCCCCGTTTCAGTGTGCCGGGCCATGGGCGCGCGGGTTGTGATCGCCGTCAATGTCAATGCCGACGCCTTCGGTGGGACGGTCATCCAGCAGCCGGATCTCGTGGCAGCTATCGAAACAGCAGGCCAAGACGAGAAACAGAAGTCAAAACCTCTGCCGCCCGTGTTCAGTGGGAACACCCCACCGGGGATCAGCGCAGTTCTAGTTACCTCCTTCAATATCGCTCAGGATCGCCTCGCCCGTTCAAGGCTCGCGGGAGATCCACCGGACATCCTCATTACCCCACGCACCGGCAATGTCGGCCTCTTCGACTTCGAGAAGGCAGCTGAGGCCATAGAGGCCGGCCGCGAGGCTGCAGACCGCGCCTTGCCGGAGATCCGGTGGGCCCTGAATCGATTGGGACAAACCTCGGCATTTTAA